In the genome of Bradyrhizobium sp. CIAT3101, one region contains:
- a CDS encoding TetR/AcrR family transcriptional regulator — protein MSRVRTRPTRDDTRDKLFEAAARVFERDGIGGASIEAIAAEAGFTRGAFYSNFKSKDELIFAMLEDHVEQSIRRNMEILAQHTNLDDFIAALKTMDRGRQDPLTRSPLLHIEMILFVARAEKRRPELAKRLRARRKLIADIVEATLKNNARGETLNPPWMASVVLALEDGFRLHRLIDPETTPADSFLRAITDLRRRTGLASDSGSS, from the coding sequence ATGTCAAGGGTGAGAACCAGGCCGACCAGGGACGACACGCGCGACAAGCTGTTCGAGGCGGCAGCCCGCGTGTTCGAACGAGACGGCATCGGCGGCGCCAGCATCGAGGCGATCGCGGCCGAGGCCGGCTTCACCCGCGGCGCGTTCTATTCGAATTTCAAAAGCAAGGACGAATTGATCTTCGCCATGCTCGAGGATCACGTCGAGCAGTCGATCCGGCGCAATATGGAGATCCTAGCGCAGCACACAAATCTCGACGACTTCATCGCGGCGTTGAAGACGATGGATCGCGGCCGGCAGGATCCACTCACCCGCTCCCCGCTGCTGCATATCGAGATGATCCTGTTCGTCGCGCGCGCCGAGAAACGCCGGCCCGAGCTCGCGAAGCGCCTACGTGCGCGGCGCAAGCTGATTGCCGACATCGTCGAGGCGACATTGAAGAACAATGCCAGAGGCGAGACGCTGAACCCGCCCTGGATGGCGTCGGTGGTCCTGGCGTTGGAAGACGGCTTCCGCCTGCACCGGCTGATCGATCCGGAGACGACGCCCGCCGACAGCTTCTTGCGCGCGATCACGGATTTGCGGCGCAGGACGGGATTGGCGTCGGACAGCGGCTCATCATAA